One Theobroma cacao cultivar B97-61/B2 unplaced genomic scaffold, Criollo_cocoa_genome_V2, whole genome shotgun sequence genomic window carries:
- the LOC108663979 gene encoding uncharacterized protein LOC108663979 codes for MMNMYFVQNNRIQGNIPVMQAVVQVMASEGIEKLNHTRDEIEKKYKLSEKSRELMNKTRSAVYAADQAVSAAEEAARDVATRIMNTDYIAKGATWLSGVLDKTSKFVSELGTMKGYNPNSRKYI; via the coding sequence atgatgaacatgtatttTGTGCAGAACAACAGGATCCAAGGAAATATTCCTGTAATGCAAGCTGTGGTCCAGGTGATGGCTTCAGAAGGCATTGAAAAGTTGAACCATACAagagatgaaattgaaaagaagTACAAATTATCAGAGAAAAGTAGAGAGCTGATGAACAAAACAAGATCAGCAGTTTATGCAGCTGATCAGGCAGTTTCTGCAGCTGAGGAGGCAGCAAGAGATGTGGCGACCAGGATCATGAACACTGATTATATCGCAAAGGGTGCTACTTGGTTGTCTGGTGTGCTTGATAAAACCTCCAAGTTTGTCTCAGAGCTTGGCACTATGAAGGGTTATAATCCCAACTCTAGGAAGTACATATGA